In a genomic window of Pangasianodon hypophthalmus isolate fPanHyp1 chromosome 1, fPanHyp1.pri, whole genome shotgun sequence:
- the cd27 gene encoding CD27 antigen isoform X1: protein MLISWCCFLLLSHFLCHVHPKECNNTYEYEGENIHCCKKCGPGERMDKRCTKDFDTKCKQCTPDFFMDEFSTEMECKRCSQCTKEHMVYKVNCSHSTDAVCGCENGYECPSNSCTDCVKIPTTTPRPTPTPSTTTITVISKNVKKNEQQTIPSEDTQLHVDGPCWLQLVFLGDPRKLLGYPVSAQKMRKCRCRSRRCVDIKTGKKKPEGDRGKWQERGRKRHLRVWIDYKL from the exons ATGCTGATCTCGTGGTGTTGTTTCCTTCTTTTGTCACATTTCCTTTGTCATGTCCATCCAAAGGAGTGTAACAATACGTATGAATATGAAGGTGAAAATATACATTGCTGCAAGAAATGTGGACCAG GTGAACGCATGGATAAGAGATGTACAAAAGACTTCGATACGAAATGTAAACAATGTACTCCTGACTTCTTCATGGATGAATTCAGTACGGAAATGGAATGCAAAAGGTGCTCTCAATGTACAAAAGAAC ACATGGTGTATAAGGTGAACTGCTCTCACAgcactgatgcagtgtgtggcTGCGAGAATGGATATGAATGCCCCAGTAATTCATGCACAgactgtgtgaaaatcccaacaacaacaccacgaccaacaccaacaccatcaacaacaacaataacagtaatctcaaaaaatgtcaaaaaaaatgaGCAGCAAACAATACCCTCCGAAG ACACACAACTCCATGTGGATGGCCCATGTTGGCTTCAGCTG GTTTTTTTGGGGGACCCAAGAAAACTTTTGGGGTATCCAGTCAGTGCACAGAAGATGAGGAAGTGCCGATGCCGGTCCAGGAGGTGTGTGGATATAAAGACTGGCAAGAAGAAGCCTGAGGGAGACAGAGGGAAGTGGCAAGAACGAGGCAGGAAAAGGCACTTAAGAGTGTGGATTGACTATAAACTGTAA
- the cd27 gene encoding tumor necrosis factor receptor superfamily member 19 isoform X2, protein MLISWCCFLLLSHFLCHVHPKECNNTYEYEGENIHCCKKCGPGERMDKRCTKDFDTKCKQCTPDFFMDEFSTEMECKRCSQCTKEHMVYKVNCSHSTDAVCGCENGYECPSNSCTDCVKIPTTTPRPTPTPSTTTITVISKNVKKNEQQTIPSEDIVWITLSLCCVCILLTCFILISRHTTPCGWPMLASAGFFGGPKKTFGVSSQCTEDEEVPMPVQEVCGYKDWQEEA, encoded by the exons ATGCTGATCTCGTGGTGTTGTTTCCTTCTTTTGTCACATTTCCTTTGTCATGTCCATCCAAAGGAGTGTAACAATACGTATGAATATGAAGGTGAAAATATACATTGCTGCAAGAAATGTGGACCAG GTGAACGCATGGATAAGAGATGTACAAAAGACTTCGATACGAAATGTAAACAATGTACTCCTGACTTCTTCATGGATGAATTCAGTACGGAAATGGAATGCAAAAGGTGCTCTCAATGTACAAAAGAAC ACATGGTGTATAAGGTGAACTGCTCTCACAgcactgatgcagtgtgtggcTGCGAGAATGGATATGAATGCCCCAGTAATTCATGCACAgactgtgtgaaaatcccaacaacaacaccacgaccaacaccaacaccatcaacaacaacaataacagtaatctcaaaaaatgtcaaaaaaaatgaGCAGCAAACAATACCCTCCGAAG ACATTGTGTGGATCACTCTgagtctgtgttgtgtgtgcattCTGCTTACCTGTTTCATTCTCATCAGCAGACACACAACTCCATGTGGATGGCCCATGTTGGCTTCAGCTG GTTTTTTTGGGGGACCCAAGAAAACTTTTGGGGTATCCAGTCAGTGCACAGAAGATGAGGAAGTGCCGATGCCGGTCCAGGAGGTGTGTGGATATAAAGACTGGCAAGAAGAAGCCTGA